The DNA segment GTACACCGAATTATTACCATCCATAAACCGTGTCATTGTACCATTATGacatattataaatgatttGATGTTATAACCCTTTTTTGTAAGAACTCAaagtttaaatcaaaatcaatttgataaataaaaaggtGACAAATGTGTTAATTTTTTATCTCGTTAAAATGACTTACGTATCTCGTTAAACGACTTAATATATTCCTTTAAATGACTTACGTATCTCGTCAAAATGACTTAATGTAATTAAACGACTTGCTTATCTCgttaaaatgacttaaaatattcctttaaacGACTTGCGTATCTCGTTAAAATGACTAAATGTAATTAAACGACTTGCTTATCTcgttaaaatgatttaaaatattcctttaaacGACTTGCGtttctcgttaaaacgacttaatGTATTCCTTTAAACGACTTGCTCATCtcgttaaaataaattaaagtacTCCTTAAAACGACTAAGTAtttcgttaaaacgacttagtaatttgttaaaaaattattaaaacgcCATTCTGGTTTCTTTTAGATACAGAGATACAGAAGTCGTTTAAGAGGGATACAGAAGTCGTTTTTTGAGAGATACAGAAGTCGATACAGAAGTCGTTTTAGAGAGATACAGACGTACTTTAAGCGAGATACAGAAGTCGTTTTAGCGAgatacaaaagtatttttagcGAGATACAGAAGTCGTTTTAGCGAGATACAGAAGTCGTTTTAAGAAGTCGTTCTCGCGAGATACAGAAGTCATTTTAAGAAGTCGTTCTAGCGAGATGCAGAAGTCGTTTTAGCGAGATACAGAAGTCTTTTAAAAGAGATACAGAAGTCGTTTTAGCGAGATACAGAAGTCGTTTTAGAGAGATATAAAAGTCGTTTTAGCGAGATACAGAAGTCGTTTTAGAGAGAAACAGAAGTCGTTTTAGCGAGATACATAGGTCGTTAAAGCGAGATGCGAAAGTCGTTTTAGCGAGATACAGAAGTCGTCTTAGCGAGATACAGAAGTCGTTTTAGAGAGATACAGAAGTCGTTTAAGCGAGATACATAAGTCGTTTTCGTGAGATACAGCAGTCGTTTTAGCGAGATACAAAAGTCGTTTTAGAGATACATACAGAAGACGTTTTAGCGAGAAACAGAAGTCGTTTTAGAGAGATACAGAAGTCGTTTTAGCGAAATACAGAAGTCGTTTTAAGAGAGAAACAGAAGTCGTTTTAGCGAGATACAGAAGTCGCTTTAGCGAGTTTTAGCGAGATACAGCAGTCGTTTCAGCGAGATACAGAAGTCGTTTAAGCGAGATACAGAAGTCGTTTTAGAGAGATACAGAAGTCGTTTTAGCGAGATAATGGATTCGTTTTAGCGAGAAAAAACATATTCCATCTATATGCCGCCGTATAAACagtaagaaaaaacaacacacatcagaaaaattaattttacGCTGACAGCACGCTTAGACCGCACGTCCTTTTTGTAGCCCATGTTTGTTATACTGAGCCAAGGGAGCCGTTTCATCAAGAAGTAGTACTGTTAATATCCGTGACTACTCGGTATAACATCGGTGCTAGGTATATAACTGTTTCATTAAAGATCTTAGTCTTTACTGCGACACTATCAGGTTTGTTGGGATGGCACAGACGGCAACACTATAATCTGTTTCATTCCTTCCAGCTAAGCCGTGGAAACAAATAACTAAATGAGCTGGAGCAGATAATGCTCTTTTGAATCCTAAACATACATACATTGTTCTCAACATTTTTCAAGTAAAGTTAATAGTCCTCCGTTTACACCCAAAACACAAGATTATACTCTCGCGCAAAAGTGTGCCAATTGAGTGACTTTgcataagttaatataactttcatcacaatcgttgtaaattgataatgtttaaactaaacgaTACCCTTCTGTAGAATCTCATTTTCATgtactttaaataaatttgcttTTAGCCGATCTCTGTAATATTTGCTGTAATTACATTTAGATAAACACTATCGTTATGCGTTGAAGCTAATCAAACTATTTACTTTTTAAGAATTgtgcaaacataataattattataatattaccACTCGTATATTTGCATTTCGTAATGCAACTGTGTGCACAATAAACATGACGCATGCCATACGATTTCTCTCTTTAATGGAAGCTTAATTTAACCAACAAAGCGAAcgttatataaacaacaattcATGAACAAGGCATAATCACACTTAACATAATTGCCCTTATTCAATTTCGTGAACACAAGCTAATTGTATCTGTATTacaaaacttaatatatatgtacGTGTATTATTATAACAATCAGTATCACACACGGCACCTGCCCTTGCTGTACACCAAACAACCTATAGCATAAATCATAATTCAACTTTATACGCTATATACCTTGCTCCTTTAAATATTCCCCTAGTTTAGTCACCACATTATAACAGCCGCCTGGGTGTGCACCTTCCTCGTGCGTAGCTATCACTAGACACTTATTACACCGGAACACGACACATCCCGCGCCCTCCGTGCTTTCTCGGCCCACGATCAGACCGCTCTCCGCACGTGTGCATGTGAACGTCCGTCCTCCGACCCGAACACCGTCCTTCCATAGTTTTGATGGATCGATGAATCCAAACACAAGAGTTTTTATTTCGTCACTGGTAACGCCATATCCGGGAGTTGAGGCCCACTTCCGCCCCTCCGTGCCGTAGATGGCGCTATTCGTCACGAAGCCACTGTCCGTCAGTACGAGCGATATATACTCGTTCCATGACGACGGCATCTTTAAAGAAGCAATACGAGACTGCATTTTAATTCAGATgtgaaatgtttacaaacacaatGTGTTTACTATAAAACAGCCCATATTTTGAGTATTGTAGGTTGGCACCGCTCAAAGGTGAAAATGGGTTCCTGTCTTATTTTAATAATCCATTTTCTAATTATCGCCTTATTTGAAACACTTTGAAATGTAAGTCCAGTTCTTTACTGACAAACTTCAATGCGTTTACGGAGTATTATGCCAGTGCAATATTAGTTTTGCAATTATCCTCTTCGATTGTTGTATTGTCGCGTTCTTTTCTCTGTGTCACTGAACCTTTCGTCCAGTTATCTAACACTTATGCCACACAAAGCAAAGggcacttttgttttaaaatataacatgttaTTATCGATGATGCCATGTCATGATCAATACACACGTGAACAAATAATAGGTAGAGATCAAATCCATTAAAATTTGAAGATCGTCTTATGTTCTGATAAGATAACATTCATCCAATATCATGTCAAGTATTCGATCGCGTTTTAATAGAAAACgagcaataaaatattcaaatatttggatcGGGGAGCTGTCGAATAAATCAGTTTCGATTTTCTGTGTTGAATAAATCATATTGCATTAAAAGGTCGCTTGAATGTTTGATAAACCTTATTAAAAGGAATCTGGTTTAAGGGAAGAAAAACAGTATTAAGGAAGTTAAGAATACATCGTTTTTTTTTGAACATCAGAATAGTTTGATATCAGTACTGCATTAATAAAATCTTCACTGGTGAGAGGGCTTTTACTAAATGGCTGAATTATTGAACGTTCAATATGATTGCATCCGCATGAAAGCGCCAAATATTATATCGattacatttcaatttttgctaagtatatttttgtttaacttaatCTTCCTAATTGAATGTATATATCTGATAATTGACAAATCGACACCTCCACCCGGTATTTGAGCCATTCAATCCTAGTTCAAAAACTATCGTAAGTTaacttattaaatataattataaatgaaatgaaattgtaaatgaaatgaaatgacacTCATTATGAGtgcattctcgtacaccagagcaATGATGCTATGTGCACAACAATGTTAGATTTGCCATTACCTAACCTCTAATGTATGAAAATGTATGTGTCAAGATGTGGCAGTTAACGTTGTTTTCCAAACGTGATTCTTTTcgtaaaaaaatgatgtttgtttgttgAAGTGGGTCAAGCAAGCTGTCGGATAGGATGGTTGGACATGCTGATCCAAGAATTAGATAGTTTAACGACATCAAAAATTTAATAAGCGAAACAGTCGATATTTTGCTAATCTTGAAAAACGCAATTCCGaacagaaaacaataacaatgctTAAATCAATTCATACTGTAACGGacttaaatgatattttaagagaacaaaaaagtttttacaaaattctatacaaaaaacaataacaagaaaatagtgatatatatttctttgaaagtcCCTCGAGAAAATTAAGCAAcgagaaaaaaaatctgaaggTTTTTTTAAGTGaacataataaatgtaaataaaagccCTAGTTCTGATGGATTAAAAGTCAAATTTTATAAAGCATTCTGTGAtattcttaatttcattttgtggAATCTATATATTAACTATTCATTTTAAACTCAATTACTTACTGAACTGCAAAAACAAGGTTTAATTTCCCATATACTAAAGCCAGGTAATGATCACGAACAACTTTCAAATTGGCGCCCGATTAGTCTTCTAAATATAGAATACAAAATCGCAACAAAGACCATagcaaatagaataaaaaaaaatactagatAAAACACGGTGCATATCCAtatcggtaccctctttgcgaaatCTACTGAAACGGTACCCTTTTGCACATACACCGGTCattctctgctgaaaacaaatcggcgatggacaacaaaccagtaaatgttcattcaaCTGATGAAAGGAGGTATGTCATGTGAAAAAAAGTATACCACGGAACACTAGAATGTTATAGCTAtgtcttttttttataatgtgccCATACTGCAACTCCACAATAAGCTACACAATATCGATATGTCTTGCCTCGCCCACCACCTCTGCATGTTCTGCGGGCTTAAATGAACCACTGGTTTGATTATGTACACCCCGTAgatattaaatgtattcatttatatatcatattcatacaaatggcAATTAATAGTCTAAAATATGTGGTAAATTCATAAAACACCCTACTTTCGGTTTTGCAGCGGCACGGGATACCTCtttgttattgatttttgaTATCACAGGTACCCTCTCTctcattttttaaagcacaGGTACCCTCGTAGCGCTGTATCGAGTTAAgtaatatgtttttactttgttaTCGCATTACTCTATCTCTAAAATATCTTCGACTTTAGATATTCTGTAAGAAATTCTATTCATTTAATAACATGCAACTTCTATATGAAATCCCCAATGGTGACGATTTAAAGTACCTACAACTTATCAATAATACCACAATACATGAAAACTGAGATAAAAATATTACAGTTCCGGCTGAACAAAATTcgatgttaaaaaaatacacaccCCAGcccaaaaatataaataaataaaaaaaataaatacacagtttctgtatacaaacatattcaaattaataatttttaaataaaactatttcatcGAAACACTTAATTGGAAGGAAGTTTAAACACTgccttatatataaacaatcgACAACGAGCCCTTCAATCTAATTTATTCAACAGAACTTTACCAACAAacaaatatctatttaaatgcaaattatccaATTCTAGTTTATGCAACTTGCGTTCCAGTTTTGAGGAAACGATAAACTATATGTTCTGGGAGTGCTATTGCATACAAGACCTGTGGAATAACTTGAAGCGTTTTCTCCACTCGAAAAGTATTCGAATTGaactgaatttaaaaataaataaa comes from the Mya arenaria isolate MELC-2E11 chromosome 13, ASM2691426v1 genome and includes:
- the LOC128214607 gene encoding profilin-1A-like isoform X2, which codes for MGTIEQMPSSWNEYISLVLTDSGFVTNSAIYGTEGRKWASTPGYGVTSDEIKTLVFGFIDPSKLWKDGVRVGGRTFTCTRAESGLIVGRESTEGAGCVVFRCNKCLVIATHEEGAHPGGCYNVVTKLGEYLKEQGI
- the LOC128214607 gene encoding profilin-1A-like isoform X1 — its product is MQSRIASLKMPSSWNEYISLVLTDSGFVTNSAIYGTEGRKWASTPGYGVTSDEIKTLVFGFIDPSKLWKDGVRVGGRTFTCTRAESGLIVGRESTEGAGCVVFRCNKCLVIATHEEGAHPGGCYNVVTKLGEYLKEQDFHLPCLLNNRSGTPPLAAAVAPPERKE